The following are encoded together in the Streptomyces rapamycinicus NRRL 5491 genome:
- a CDS encoding ferritin-like domain-containing protein, which yields MAARADRPAVGERAAALRAAQAALAAEHAAVYGYGVVGGRIGDDRLAEAREGYAAHRARRDDLARTVRDLGSSPTSAAPAYALPFAVPDAPAAVRLAAELENRVAAVYADLVRASTGSLRRQAAGALREAAVRAVRWRGGGVAFPGLTERAAPATPSASPSGGSDGV from the coding sequence ATGGCCGCTCGAGCAGACCGCCCGGCCGTCGGCGAACGCGCCGCGGCGCTCAGGGCCGCGCAGGCGGCGCTCGCCGCCGAGCACGCCGCGGTGTACGGCTACGGCGTCGTCGGCGGGCGGATCGGCGACGACCGGCTCGCGGAGGCGCGCGAGGGCTACGCCGCGCACCGCGCGCGCCGGGACGACCTCGCCCGCACCGTACGCGACCTCGGCTCCAGCCCCACCAGCGCGGCGCCCGCCTACGCCCTGCCCTTCGCGGTACCGGACGCGCCCGCCGCGGTGCGGCTCGCGGCCGAGCTGGAGAACCGGGTCGCCGCCGTCTACGCCGACCTCGTACGGGCCTCGACCGGATCCCTGCGCCGCCAGGCGGCGGGCGCGCTGCGGGAGGCGGCGGTCCGGGCGGTGCGCTGGCGGGGCGGCGGCGTAGCCTTCCCTGGGCTCACCGAACGCGCCGCACCGGCCACTCCGTCGGCGTCGCCGAGCGGTGGGTCGGACGGGGTGTGA
- the ispG gene encoding flavodoxin-dependent (E)-4-hydroxy-3-methylbut-2-enyl-diphosphate synthase produces MTAISLGMPSVPAKLAERRVSRKIQVGSVAVGGDAPVSVQSMTTAVTADIGATLQQIAELTASGCQIVRVACPSQDDADALPVIAKKSQIPVIADIHFQPKYVFAAIDAGCAAVRVNPGNIRQFDDKVKEIAKAASDAGVPIRIGVNAGSLDKRLLEKYGKATPEALVESALWECSLFEEHGFRDIKISVKHNDPVVMVNAYRQLAAQCDYPLHLGVTEAGPAFQGTIKSAVAFGALLSEGIGDTIRVSLSAPPAEEVKVGIQILESLNLRQRRLEIVSCPSCGRAQVDVYKLADEVTAGLEGMEVPLRVAVMGCVVNGPGEAREADLGVASGNGKGQIFVKGEVIKTVPESKIVETLIDEAMKIAEQMEKDGIASGEPEVSVSG; encoded by the coding sequence ATGACTGCGATTTCGCTAGGAATGCCGTCCGTACCGGCCAAGCTCGCCGAGCGCAGGGTCAGCCGGAAGATCCAGGTCGGATCGGTGGCCGTGGGTGGCGACGCGCCGGTCTCGGTGCAGTCGATGACGACGGCGGTGACGGCGGACATCGGTGCGACGCTGCAGCAGATCGCGGAGCTGACGGCGTCGGGTTGCCAGATCGTGCGGGTGGCGTGTCCGTCGCAGGATGACGCGGACGCGTTGCCGGTGATCGCGAAGAAGTCGCAGATCCCGGTGATCGCCGACATTCATTTCCAGCCGAAGTACGTGTTCGCGGCGATTGATGCCGGGTGTGCGGCGGTGCGGGTGAATCCGGGGAACATCCGGCAGTTCGACGACAAGGTCAAGGAGATCGCGAAGGCGGCGTCGGACGCGGGTGTGCCGATTCGTATCGGGGTGAACGCGGGGTCGCTGGACAAGCGGTTGCTGGAGAAGTACGGGAAGGCCACGCCGGAGGCGTTGGTGGAGTCGGCGTTGTGGGAGTGTTCGCTGTTCGAGGAGCACGGGTTCCGGGACATCAAGATCTCGGTGAAGCACAACGATCCGGTGGTGATGGTCAACGCCTACCGGCAGTTGGCGGCTCAGTGTGACTATCCGTTGCATCTGGGGGTGACGGAGGCGGGTCCGGCGTTCCAGGGGACGATCAAGTCGGCGGTGGCGTTCGGCGCGCTGCTGAGTGAGGGGATCGGGGACACGATCCGGGTGTCGTTGTCGGCGCCTCCGGCGGAGGAGGTCAAGGTCGGGATCCAGATCCTGGAGTCGCTGAATCTGCGGCAGCGGCGGCTGGAGATCGTCTCGTGTCCGTCGTGCGGCCGGGCGCAGGTGGATGTGTACAAGCTCGCGGACGAGGTCACGGCCGGTCTGGAGGGCATGGAGGTCCCGCTGCGGGTGGCGGTCATGGGGTGTGTCGTCAACGGCCCCGGCGAGGCCCGCGAGGCGGACCTGGGCGTCGCCTCCGGCAACGGCAAGGGGCAGATCTTCGTCAAGGGCGAGGTCATCAAGACCGTGCCGGAGTCGAAGATCGTGGAGACCCTGATCGACGAGGCCATGAAGATCGCCGAGCAGATGGAGAAGGACGGCATCGCCTCCGGCGAGCCCGAGGTCTCCGTCAGCGGCTGA
- a CDS encoding M50 family metallopeptidase: MTTLMTVLGIVVFAVGLLISIAWHELGHLSTAKLFGIRVPQYMVGFGPTIFSRKKGDTEYGIKAVPLGGYIRMIGMFPPGDDGKIAARSTSPWRGMIEDARSAAFEELQPGDDKRLFYTRTPWKRVIVMFAGPFMNLVLAVVIFLGVMMSFGVNTQTTSVGTVSQCVVAASSSTDKCPKGAKDSPAKAAGLQPRDKIVAFNGRPTPDWGALQQDIRETTGPATITVERDGVRKTLHADLIENQVAKSDGNGGYVEGEFVTAGFLGFTPANGVVQQSFGQSVDRMGNMVEDGIDSMIALPSKIPDLWNAAFGDGERKADSPMGVVGAARVGGEVANLDIPPSQRIATMLFLVAGFNLSLFLFNMLPLLPLDGGHIAGAVWEAIRRHTARLVRRPDPGPFDVAKMMPVAYVIAGVFICFTLLVLVADVVNPVKIS, translated from the coding sequence ATGACGACACTGATGACGGTCCTCGGCATAGTGGTGTTCGCCGTCGGCCTGCTGATCTCGATCGCCTGGCATGAGCTCGGCCACCTCTCCACGGCCAAGCTCTTCGGCATCCGGGTGCCCCAGTACATGGTCGGCTTCGGGCCGACCATCTTCTCCCGGAAGAAGGGCGATACCGAGTACGGCATCAAGGCGGTTCCGCTGGGTGGCTACATCCGCATGATCGGGATGTTCCCGCCGGGCGACGACGGAAAGATCGCCGCGCGCTCCACCTCACCGTGGCGCGGCATGATCGAGGACGCCCGGTCGGCCGCCTTCGAGGAGCTGCAGCCCGGCGACGACAAGCGCCTGTTCTACACGCGCACGCCGTGGAAGCGCGTGATCGTCATGTTCGCCGGGCCCTTCATGAACCTGGTCCTCGCGGTGGTGATCTTCCTCGGGGTGATGATGAGCTTCGGCGTCAACACCCAGACCACCAGTGTGGGCACGGTCTCCCAGTGCGTGGTCGCGGCCTCGTCCTCCACCGACAAGTGCCCCAAGGGCGCCAAGGACTCCCCGGCCAAGGCCGCAGGTCTGCAGCCCCGGGACAAGATCGTCGCCTTCAACGGCCGCCCCACCCCGGACTGGGGCGCCCTCCAGCAGGACATCCGCGAGACCACCGGCCCCGCCACGATCACCGTCGAGCGGGACGGCGTCCGCAAGACCCTGCACGCCGACCTCATAGAGAACCAGGTCGCCAAGTCCGACGGGAACGGCGGCTATGTCGAGGGCGAGTTCGTCACCGCCGGCTTCCTCGGCTTCACCCCGGCCAACGGAGTGGTCCAGCAGTCCTTCGGCCAGTCCGTGGACCGCATGGGCAACATGGTCGAGGACGGCATCGACTCGATGATCGCCCTGCCCTCCAAGATCCCGGACCTGTGGAACGCGGCCTTCGGGGACGGCGAGCGCAAGGCGGACTCCCCGATGGGCGTCGTGGGCGCGGCCCGGGTCGGCGGCGAGGTCGCCAACCTCGACATCCCGCCCTCCCAGCGGATCGCGACCATGCTCTTCCTGGTCGCCGGGTTCAACCTCTCGCTGTTCCTGTTCAACATGCTGCCGCTGCTGCCGCTGGACGGCGGCCACATCGCGGGCGCGGTGTGGGAGGCCATCCGGCGCCACACCGCCCGGCTGGTGAGGCGGCCCGACCCCGGGCCGTTCGATGTGGCGAAGATGATGCCGGTCGCCTATGTGATCGCCGGAGTTTTCATCTGCTTCACGCTGCTCGTCCTGGTGGCGGACGTCGTGAACCCCGTGAAAATCTCCTGA
- the rimP gene encoding ribosome maturation factor RimP, which produces MSTTQSERLRGLLEPIVSARDLDLEEVEVTPAGRRRVLRVVVDSDDGVQLDTCAELSRDISKTLDDTDAMGQTAYVLEVTSPGAERPLTEPRHYRRAAGRLMRARLADGDELVARIVSVDDEGLDLEVPGVKGRKPTARRLAFEEISKARVEIEFNRKSADKAAGDDDESKEEA; this is translated from the coding sequence ATGAGCACCACCCAGAGCGAGAGGCTGCGCGGACTGCTGGAACCGATCGTCAGCGCGCGAGACCTGGATCTGGAAGAGGTCGAGGTGACACCGGCCGGGCGGCGGCGTGTGCTGAGAGTGGTCGTGGATTCCGACGACGGCGTCCAGCTGGACACGTGTGCGGAGCTGAGCCGGGACATCTCCAAGACCCTCGACGACACGGACGCGATGGGCCAGACCGCGTACGTCCTCGAGGTCACCTCTCCCGGCGCCGAGCGCCCCCTGACCGAACCCCGCCACTACCGCCGCGCCGCCGGCCGCCTCATGAGGGCGCGCCTCGCCGACGGCGACGAGCTGGTGGCCCGGATCGTCTCGGTGGACGACGAGGGCCTCGATCTGGAGGTCCCCGGCGTGAAGGGGCGCAAGCCCACCGCCAGGCGGCTGGCCTTCGAGGAGATCTCCAAGGCCCGGGTGGAGATCGAGTTCAACCGCAAGTCCGCGGACAAGGCCGCGGGCGACGACGACGAGAGCAAGGAGGAGGCGTAG
- a CDS encoding GNAT family N-acetyltransferase has protein sequence MLTTSTTRVLEPHELDAALAVLDRDPVSNAFVAARVQVAGLDPWRLGGEMWGWYSGGRLESLCYAGANLVPICATPEAVRGFAERARRAGRRCSSIVGPAETTAGLWSLLEPSWGPAREVRARQPLMVTSSMPADVPPDPLVRRVRRDEMDVIMPACVAMFTEEVGVSPLAGDGGLLYQARVAELVTAGRSFARIENGRVVFKAEIGAATPQACQIQGVWVAPEYRGRGLSETGMAAVLRYALSEVAPVVSLYVNDFNTAARAAYRRVGFREVGAFMSVLF, from the coding sequence GTGCTGACCACGTCCACCACCAGGGTCCTCGAGCCCCATGAGCTCGACGCGGCCCTTGCGGTGCTCGACCGCGACCCCGTCTCGAACGCCTTCGTGGCCGCCCGCGTCCAGGTCGCCGGCCTGGACCCGTGGCGGCTCGGCGGCGAGATGTGGGGCTGGTACTCCGGCGGACGGCTGGAGTCGCTCTGCTACGCCGGGGCGAACCTCGTCCCCATCTGCGCCACCCCCGAGGCCGTGCGCGGCTTCGCCGAGCGCGCCCGCCGGGCGGGCCGCCGCTGCTCCTCGATCGTCGGCCCCGCCGAGACCACCGCCGGGCTGTGGTCCCTGCTGGAGCCCAGCTGGGGCCCGGCCCGTGAGGTCCGGGCCCGTCAGCCGCTGATGGTCACCAGCTCGATGCCCGCCGACGTCCCGCCCGATCCGCTGGTGCGCCGCGTCCGCAGGGACGAGATGGACGTGATCATGCCCGCGTGCGTGGCGATGTTCACCGAGGAGGTCGGCGTCTCGCCGCTCGCGGGCGACGGCGGGCTGCTCTACCAGGCGCGGGTCGCCGAGCTCGTCACCGCCGGGCGCTCCTTCGCCCGGATCGAGAACGGCCGGGTGGTGTTCAAGGCCGAGATCGGCGCGGCCACCCCGCAGGCCTGCCAGATCCAGGGCGTATGGGTGGCCCCCGAGTACCGCGGCCGCGGCCTGTCCGAGACCGGAATGGCGGCCGTGCTGCGCTATGCGCTGAGCGAGGTGGCCCCGGTGGTGAGCCTGTACGTCAACGACTTCAACACCGCGGCCCGCGCCGCGTACCGCCGGGTCGGCTTCCGGGAAGTCGGCGCGTTCATGAGTGTGCTGTTCTGA
- a CDS encoding aminoglycoside phosphotransferase family protein — protein sequence MASAPRPGGRDTDRVHVPKRLLDALSDDPASAVLSWLDALPGTAERQLTAWELTLERVATPGGRHGLVALVRQADGTPAALKFPVPGPDADRERAALAHWHGWGAARLLRADPDTGALLLERLHGAVSLRSLPEPKALLEAAGTVRRLWVPPPEGHPFPSVTGRTEEEREILRVLGTGGWAADVRPLTDEALELRAALPAEPPEEVLLHGAFRQGKVLAGERAPWLAVGPAPLVGERAYDLARLVLDRCEDLAAGPGPAAAARRRVAKLADSLDVDRDRLRGWSLCRAVETGLRHAAAGDHRRAELLLEFAGWL from the coding sequence ATGGCATCGGCACCACGGCCCGGCGGCCGCGATACGGACCGCGTCCACGTGCCGAAGCGGCTTCTGGACGCGCTGAGCGACGACCCGGCGAGCGCCGTACTGAGCTGGCTGGACGCCCTGCCGGGGACGGCCGAGCGGCAGCTGACGGCATGGGAGCTGACCCTGGAGCGGGTCGCGACACCCGGCGGGCGTCACGGGCTCGTCGCGCTCGTACGGCAGGCGGACGGCACCCCGGCGGCGCTGAAGTTCCCGGTCCCCGGCCCGGACGCGGACCGTGAGCGGGCCGCCCTCGCGCACTGGCACGGCTGGGGCGCGGCCCGGCTGCTGCGCGCCGATCCGGACACCGGTGCGCTGCTGCTGGAGCGGCTGCACGGCGCGGTGTCGCTGCGCTCGCTGCCCGAGCCGAAGGCGCTGCTGGAGGCGGCGGGCACGGTGCGGCGGCTGTGGGTGCCGCCGCCCGAGGGGCATCCGTTCCCGTCGGTCACCGGGCGTACCGAGGAGGAGCGGGAGATCCTGCGGGTGCTCGGCACCGGGGGCTGGGCGGCGGATGTCCGTCCGCTCACCGACGAGGCGCTGGAGCTGCGGGCGGCGCTGCCCGCCGAACCGCCCGAGGAGGTGCTGCTGCACGGCGCCTTCCGGCAGGGGAAGGTGCTGGCCGGGGAGCGCGCACCCTGGCTCGCGGTCGGTCCGGCGCCGCTCGTGGGCGAGCGCGCTTACGACCTGGCGCGGCTGGTGCTCGACCGCTGCGAGGACCTGGCCGCGGGGCCCGGCCCCGCCGCGGCCGCGCGCCGCCGGGTCGCCAAGCTGGCGGATTCCCTGGACGTCGACCGCGACCGGCTGCGCGGCTGGTCCCTCTGCCGCGCCGTCGAGACAGGCCTGCGCCACGCCGCCGCCGGCGACCACCGCCGCGCGGAGCTGCTGCTGGAGTTCGCGGGCTGGCTCTGA
- a CDS encoding proline--tRNA ligase produces the protein MAHAVNVQRMSTMMLKTLREDPADAETASHKLLVRAGYVRRAAAGIWTWLPIGKKVLENVSRIVREEMDAIGAQEVLLPALLPREPYETSGRWDEYGDLLFRIKDRKGADYLLGPTHEEIFTLTVKDQCTSYKDLPVMLYQIQTKYRDEARPRSGVLRGREFLMKDSYSFDTTDEGLAESYRLHREAYQRIFQRLGLDYRIVSAVSGAMGGSASEEFLAPAAAGEDTFVDCPNCDYAANTEAVTVTVAPVEGAAHGPLEELDTPDTPTIETLAEYLGVPASATLKNLLVKVDGEITAVGVPGDREVDLGKLGEHLAPAVVELVTAEDFEGRPELVRGYVGPQGLAGKAFRYIADPRIAPGTAWVTGANKPDTHARDVVCGRDFEVDQYLDVVVVEPGDPCPRCGAGIELDRAIEIGHIFQLGRKYADAFQLDVLGQNGKPARVTMGSYGVGVSRAVAALAEQTHDESGLCWPREVAPADVHIVAAGKALQTEMALDLAEKLGTAGLRVMVDDRAGVSPGVKFTDSELIGVPAILVVGRGAKDGVVELKDRRTGEREDLPIDEAIARLTTTG, from the coding sequence ATGGCCCACGCCGTCAACGTCCAGCGCATGTCCACGATGATGCTGAAGACGCTGCGCGAAGACCCGGCGGACGCCGAGACCGCCAGCCACAAGCTGCTCGTCCGCGCCGGGTACGTCCGCCGCGCCGCCGCGGGCATCTGGACCTGGCTGCCGATCGGCAAGAAGGTCCTGGAGAACGTCTCGCGGATCGTCCGCGAGGAGATGGACGCCATCGGCGCCCAGGAGGTCCTCCTGCCCGCACTGCTGCCCCGTGAGCCGTACGAGACGAGCGGCCGCTGGGACGAGTACGGCGATCTGCTCTTCCGGATCAAGGACCGTAAGGGTGCCGATTACCTCCTGGGCCCGACCCACGAGGAGATCTTCACCCTGACGGTCAAGGACCAGTGCACGTCCTACAAGGACCTGCCGGTCATGCTCTACCAGATCCAGACCAAGTACCGGGACGAGGCCCGCCCCCGCTCCGGTGTGCTGCGCGGGCGCGAGTTCCTGATGAAGGACTCGTACTCCTTCGACACCACCGACGAGGGCCTCGCCGAGTCCTACCGGCTGCACCGCGAGGCGTACCAGCGGATCTTCCAGCGGCTCGGCCTGGACTACCGCATCGTCTCCGCGGTCTCCGGCGCGATGGGCGGCTCGGCGTCCGAGGAGTTCCTGGCCCCGGCGGCGGCCGGCGAGGACACCTTCGTCGACTGCCCGAACTGCGACTACGCCGCGAACACCGAGGCGGTCACGGTGACCGTGGCGCCGGTCGAGGGCGCCGCGCACGGCCCCCTCGAGGAGCTGGACACCCCCGACACCCCGACCATCGAGACCCTCGCCGAGTACCTCGGCGTCCCGGCCTCCGCCACCCTGAAGAACCTCCTGGTCAAGGTCGACGGCGAGATCACCGCGGTGGGCGTCCCCGGCGACCGCGAGGTGGACCTGGGCAAGCTGGGCGAGCACCTCGCCCCGGCCGTCGTCGAGCTCGTCACGGCCGAGGACTTCGAGGGCCGCCCCGAGCTGGTGCGCGGCTACGTCGGCCCGCAGGGACTGGCGGGCAAGGCCTTCCGCTACATCGCCGACCCGCGTATCGCCCCCGGTACCGCCTGGGTGACCGGCGCCAACAAGCCCGACACCCACGCCCGCGACGTGGTCTGCGGCCGTGACTTCGAGGTCGACCAGTACCTGGACGTCGTCGTGGTCGAGCCGGGCGACCCCTGCCCCCGCTGCGGTGCGGGCATCGAGCTGGACCGGGCGATCGAGATCGGCCACATCTTCCAGCTCGGCCGCAAGTACGCCGACGCCTTCCAGCTCGATGTGCTCGGGCAGAACGGCAAGCCGGCGCGGGTCACGATGGGCTCGTACGGCGTCGGCGTCTCCCGCGCCGTCGCCGCCCTCGCCGAGCAGACCCACGACGAGTCCGGGCTCTGCTGGCCCCGCGAGGTCGCCCCGGCCGACGTCCACATCGTCGCGGCGGGCAAGGCCCTCCAGACCGAGATGGCCCTCGACCTCGCGGAGAAGCTGGGCACGGCGGGCCTGCGGGTCATGGTGGACGACCGCGCCGGTGTCTCCCCGGGCGTGAAGTTCACCGACTCCGAGCTGATCGGCGTCCCGGCCATCCTGGTCGTGGGCCGCGGCGCGAAGGACGGCGTCGTCGAGCTGAAGGACCGCCGCACGGGCGAGCGCGAGGATCTCCCCATCGACGAGGCCATCGCCCGCCTCACCACCACCGGCTGA
- a CDS encoding GNAT family N-acetyltransferase gives MLHLPGGRTPEPEDVVVGSLDLAARVDEALDVQAVAFGLTAEEVGVRRHIVLRHLKSPGARALGATTPSGRLVGFVYGMPNNRTHWWSTVVQPYLRAAGHEDWLDDSFVITELHVHPEYQSRGIGRQLITTITDGAEEPRSILSAIDTESPARALYRSLGYRDLARPVLFPSAPSPYAVMGAPLPLRRR, from the coding sequence ATGCTGCATCTCCCCGGGGGGCGGACCCCGGAACCCGAAGACGTCGTCGTCGGGTCGCTCGACCTCGCCGCACGCGTGGACGAAGCGCTCGACGTCCAGGCCGTCGCCTTCGGGCTGACGGCCGAGGAGGTCGGCGTACGACGCCACATCGTGCTGCGCCACCTCAAGAGCCCCGGCGCCCGCGCGCTCGGCGCGACGACGCCCTCCGGCCGGCTCGTCGGCTTCGTCTACGGCATGCCCAACAACCGCACCCACTGGTGGTCCACGGTCGTCCAGCCGTATCTGCGCGCGGCCGGGCACGAGGACTGGCTGGACGACTCGTTCGTCATCACCGAACTGCACGTCCACCCCGAATACCAGAGCCGCGGCATCGGCCGGCAGCTGATCACGACCATCACGGACGGCGCCGAGGAGCCGCGCTCGATCCTGTCCGCGATCGACACCGAGAGCCCGGCCCGCGCGCTCTACCGCTCACTGGGCTACCGCGACCTCGCCCGCCCCGTGCTCTTCCCGAGCGCCCCGAGCCCGTACGCCGTGATGGGAGCCCCCCTGCCGCTGCGCCGCCGCTAG